The genomic region CGGTAGAACAAATCTTAGCAGAGAAGAAAAAGAAAGAGGAACAGGATCGTATTGCAGAAGAAAAAAGAAAGCAAGAAAGAGCTGAGTATGAAAAGCAAAAACGTAAAGAACACTATACTGCTCAGGTTGCTAATGTAACACCTAAAAAGAAAAAGAAGAAAAAACAAGTAGAAACTCTTTCTCCAAAAGAGAAACAATTAGCTGAAAAAGATGCTCCTAAAACTTGGATTGGCAAATTAATTAAATGGTTCCAAACCAGTTAATAAATTACCTTGAGCTCATTAAAAAAATTCGATAATAAACACCAAATAAAACTAAAACTGTGGAAAACAAAGAATCGGTTAGCATATTAAACAAACTTCAAAAAGAAGTGGAATCTTTTGGAATTAAAATAAAAAAAGATACGATTGTTGAGGAATTAAAAAAAGTGAGAGCAATTGCTTTAAAACTAGAAAACCCTAGAATGGTAAAAGCAACTAGATTGACTTTTGAGCATGTAGAAGCGTATGAAGGTTTCAATATTCCAATGCTATCAGATGAGCCTATCGAAGGTTTTGAAGACAGCAACCTAGGAAACGATACTGATATAGAATCAAATGAAGAGGCTCAAAAAGAAAGTTTATTGTATTTACTTTCAATTATGAAAGATCCTACTAATAGAATTAATGCTTCTGATTTAAAAGAGTACAATGTTTTATTAAAGAACTATGCTGAATTGCATTAAGGAACAATATTCCTTAGGGTTAAATAAAGCTTCTTATATTAAGGTATAAGGAGCTTTATTTTTTTATGGCACTTACCATTCGATCCTTTTCATTGATATCTTTTATTAACGAGACTTTTTTAAATTGGTACTGTTCTATTAAAGCTTTCGTCTCTTCACCAAAATGTTCATTAATTTCAAAATATAACTGTCCCTCACTTTCTAGTTTTTCTTCAGCTAACTGTACTATTTTCTCATAAAAAACTAACGGCTTTTCATTGGTCACAAACAAAGCCAAATGGGGATCAAACTCCAAAACATTTGGATGCATTAATGCTTTTTCTTTTACAGTAATATAAGGTGGATTACTAATAATAACATTTATTTTTTCTGGTATAATCGAAGTAATTGAGTCCAACTTTAATACATCCTCCTGAAAAAGCTTTAACTCAACTTGATGTATACTAGCATTTTCTTCAGCTATGCTTAGCGCTTCTGAACTGACATCCAAAGCTAGAACTTTGGCCTCAGGTGCATTCTTAGCAATCGCTATGGGGATACACCCCGATCCAGTACCAATATCCAATATACTTATGGGACCATTGGGAATATGATTTAATATTAAATCGACCAACTCCTCGGTTTCTTGCCGGGGCACAAGAACATCTTTACTCACTTTAAAATCAAGTCCATAAAAATATGCTGTTTCAAAAATGTGCTGAATAGGTTCAGCATTAGCTAACCTTTTAACAATAGTTCTTAACTCCAACAACTCCGATTCAGATAGCTTTTCTTGTTCATTAAAGCGTAATGAGATTTTATCCCAGTTTTTATAATAAAAAAAGGTAAGGCTAAACAATTGGTTCACCTCACCTTCTTCATAAATAGCTTTTAGGTGCTCAAAAAAATATTGTTTAAACGCCCTAACGGTATTACTATGCACAAACACTTATGCTTGCTCTTCTCCTTTAACCGTAGCAATTCTATCAGCCATATAATCAAACAGATTATTTAATGGCTTTTGTACCATCATTTTTAAAAATGGATTAATATCTGCGTTACAAATTAATTGAGCTTC from Flavobacteriales bacterium harbors:
- the prmC gene encoding peptide chain release factor N(5)-glutamine methyltransferase; translation: MHSNTVRAFKQYFFEHLKAIYEEGEVNQLFSLTFFYYKNWDKISLRFNEQEKLSESELLELRTIVKRLANAEPIQHIFETAYFYGLDFKVSKDVLVPRQETEELVDLILNHIPNGPISILDIGTGSGCIPIAIAKNAPEAKVLALDVSSEALSIAEENASIHQVELKLFQEDVLKLDSITSIIPEKINVIISNPPYITVKEKALMHPNVLEFDPHLALFVTNEKPLVFYEKIVQLAEEKLESEGQLYFEINEHFGEETKALIEQYQFKKVSLIKDINEKDRMVSAIKK